In the Paramormyrops kingsleyae isolate MSU_618 chromosome 6, PKINGS_0.4, whole genome shotgun sequence genome, one interval contains:
- the tmcc1a gene encoding transmembrane and coiled-coil domains protein 1 isoform X7: MPMEVILSLIERLEVSGLVQTPNAVACGADGSYSVEDSSPDPQRTKQAITQLQQKILKLTEQIKVEQTARDDNVAEYLELSHNADKQQLTRIKQVFEKRNQRSAQSIQQLQRKLEHYHRKLREVELNGIPRQPKDVFRDMHQGLKDVGAKVTGFSEGVVDSVKGGLSSFSQATHSAAGAVVSKPREIASLIRHRFGSADNIAGLKDSLDESQGEESTRPLGVGSGLHFGSEDDCSSATSGSAGANSTTGAPAGPPSLKTNTLDNMQNSDLDALFHEVREIHQNQGRLEESFEELKSHYHSDYAFIMQALQEERFRCERLEEQLNDLTELHQNEILNLKQELASMEEKMAYQSYERARDIQEALEACQTRISKMELQQQQQQVVQLEGLENATARTLLGKLINVLLAVMAVLLVFVSTVANCVVPLMKTRNRTFSTFFLVVVLAFLWKNWEAISGYMDRFLQPPR, encoded by the exons ATCGAGCGGTTAGAGGTCAGTGGCCTGGTGCAGACGCCCAACGCAGTGGCTTGTGGTGCCGATGGCTCCTATTCCGTGGAGGACAGCAGCCCCGACCCCCAGCGCACGAAGCAGGCCATCACCCAGCTGCAGCAGAAGATCCTCAAGCTGACGGAGCAGATCAAGGTTGAGCAGACGGCAAGGGATGACAACGTGGCGGAGTACCTGGAACTTTCCCACAATGCCGACAAGCAGCAGCTCACTCGCATCAAGCAGGTGTTTGAGAAGAGGAACCAGAGGTCTGCACAGAGCATTCAGCAACTGCAGCGGAAGCTGGAGCACTACCACCGTAAGCTCCGGGAGGTGGAACTCAATGGCATCCCCCGGCAACCTAAAGACGTCTTCCGAGACATGCACCAGGGACTGAAGGACGTAGGGGCCAAAGTCACAGGCTTCAGCGAGGGTGTGGTAGACAGCGTGAAAGGCGGCCTTTCCAGCTTCTCACAGGCCACGCACTCTGCAGCGGGCGCCGTGGTCTCCAAGCCCAGGGAGATTGCCTCTCTGATCCGCCACAGGTTCGGCAGCGCGGACAACATAGCAGGGCTGAAGGACTCACTAGACGAGTCGCAGGGCGAGGAAAGCACCAGGCCCTTGGGCGTCGGCAGTGGTCTGCATTTTGGCAGTGAGGACGACTGCTCCAGTGCCACCTCAGGCTCTGCTGGAGCCAACAGCACAACTGGAGCCCCGGCCGGGCCCCCCAGCTTGAAAACCAACACGCTGGACAACATGCAAAACTCAGACCTTGACGCACTCTTCCACGAGGTCCGAGAGATTCACCAGAACCAGGGCCGCCTGGAGGAATCGTTTGAGGAACTCAAATCTCACTACCATAGTGActatgccttcataatgcaggcCCTGCAAGAGGAACGTTTCAG GTGCGAGCGGCTGGAGGAGCAGCTCAACGACCTGACAGAGCTCCACCAGAATGAGATCCTGAACCTGAAGCAGGAACTGGCCAGCATGGAGGAGAAGATGGCCTATCAGTCTTATGAACGAGCTCGCGATATCCAG gagGCGCTGGAGGCCTGCCAGACGCGCATCTCCAAGATGGAGctccagcagcagcaacaacaggtGGTGCAGCTGGAAGGCCTGGAGAACGCCACGGCTCGCACTCTCCTGGGGAAGCTCATCAACGTGCTGCTGGCTGTCATGGCCGTGCTCTTGGTGTTCGTCTCCACAGTGGCCAACTGCGTGGTGCCCCTCATGAAGACGCGCAACCGGACTTTCAGCACTTTTTTCCTGGTGGTCGTGCTGGCGTTCCTCTGGAAGAACTGGGAGGCCATTTCAGGATACATGGACCGCTTCCTGCAGCCCCCCAGATGA
- the tmcc1a gene encoding transmembrane and coiled-coil domains protein 1 isoform X6, translating into MHWEQFLRLRKIERLEVSGLVQTPNAVACGADGSYSVEDSSPDPQRTKQAITQLQQKILKLTEQIKVEQTARDDNVAEYLELSHNADKQQLTRIKQVFEKRNQRSAQSIQQLQRKLEHYHRKLREVELNGIPRQPKDVFRDMHQGLKDVGAKVTGFSEGVVDSVKGGLSSFSQATHSAAGAVVSKPREIASLIRHRFGSADNIAGLKDSLDESQGEESTRPLGVGSGLHFGSEDDCSSATSGSAGANSTTGAPAGPPSLKTNTLDNMQNSDLDALFHEVREIHQNQGRLEESFEELKSHYHSDYAFIMQALQEERFRCERLEEQLNDLTELHQNEILNLKQELASMEEKMAYQSYERARDIQEALEACQTRISKMELQQQQQQVVQLEGLENATARTLLGKLINVLLAVMAVLLVFVSTVANCVVPLMKTRNRTFSTFFLVVVLAFLWKNWEAISGYMDRFLQPPR; encoded by the exons ATCGAGCGGTTAGAGGTCAGTGGCCTGGTGCAGACGCCCAACGCAGTGGCTTGTGGTGCCGATGGCTCCTATTCCGTGGAGGACAGCAGCCCCGACCCCCAGCGCACGAAGCAGGCCATCACCCAGCTGCAGCAGAAGATCCTCAAGCTGACGGAGCAGATCAAGGTTGAGCAGACGGCAAGGGATGACAACGTGGCGGAGTACCTGGAACTTTCCCACAATGCCGACAAGCAGCAGCTCACTCGCATCAAGCAGGTGTTTGAGAAGAGGAACCAGAGGTCTGCACAGAGCATTCAGCAACTGCAGCGGAAGCTGGAGCACTACCACCGTAAGCTCCGGGAGGTGGAACTCAATGGCATCCCCCGGCAACCTAAAGACGTCTTCCGAGACATGCACCAGGGACTGAAGGACGTAGGGGCCAAAGTCACAGGCTTCAGCGAGGGTGTGGTAGACAGCGTGAAAGGCGGCCTTTCCAGCTTCTCACAGGCCACGCACTCTGCAGCGGGCGCCGTGGTCTCCAAGCCCAGGGAGATTGCCTCTCTGATCCGCCACAGGTTCGGCAGCGCGGACAACATAGCAGGGCTGAAGGACTCACTAGACGAGTCGCAGGGCGAGGAAAGCACCAGGCCCTTGGGCGTCGGCAGTGGTCTGCATTTTGGCAGTGAGGACGACTGCTCCAGTGCCACCTCAGGCTCTGCTGGAGCCAACAGCACAACTGGAGCCCCGGCCGGGCCCCCCAGCTTGAAAACCAACACGCTGGACAACATGCAAAACTCAGACCTTGACGCACTCTTCCACGAGGTCCGAGAGATTCACCAGAACCAGGGCCGCCTGGAGGAATCGTTTGAGGAACTCAAATCTCACTACCATAGTGActatgccttcataatgcaggcCCTGCAAGAGGAACGTTTCAG GTGCGAGCGGCTGGAGGAGCAGCTCAACGACCTGACAGAGCTCCACCAGAATGAGATCCTGAACCTGAAGCAGGAACTGGCCAGCATGGAGGAGAAGATGGCCTATCAGTCTTATGAACGAGCTCGCGATATCCAG gagGCGCTGGAGGCCTGCCAGACGCGCATCTCCAAGATGGAGctccagcagcagcaacaacaggtGGTGCAGCTGGAAGGCCTGGAGAACGCCACGGCTCGCACTCTCCTGGGGAAGCTCATCAACGTGCTGCTGGCTGTCATGGCCGTGCTCTTGGTGTTCGTCTCCACAGTGGCCAACTGCGTGGTGCCCCTCATGAAGACGCGCAACCGGACTTTCAGCACTTTTTTCCTGGTGGTCGTGCTGGCGTTCCTCTGGAAGAACTGGGAGGCCATTTCAGGATACATGGACCGCTTCCTGCAGCCCCCCAGATGA
- the tmcc1a gene encoding transmembrane and coiled-coil domains protein 1 isoform X4 codes for MAVACMSAPAAQASDAHAIERLEVSGLVQTPNAVACGADGSYSVEDSSPDPQRTKQAITQLQQKILKLTEQIKVEQTARDDNVAEYLELSHNADKQQLTRIKQVFEKRNQRSAQSIQQLQRKLEHYHRKLREVELNGIPRQPKDVFRDMHQGLKDVGAKVTGFSEGVVDSVKGGLSSFSQATHSAAGAVVSKPREIASLIRHRFGSADNIAGLKDSLDESQGEESTRPLGVGSGLHFGSEDDCSSATSGSAGANSTTGAPAGPPSLKTNTLDNMQNSDLDALFHEVREIHQNQGRLEESFEELKSHYHSDYAFIMQALQEERFRCERLEEQLNDLTELHQNEILNLKQELASMEEKMAYQSYERARDIQEALEACQTRISKMELQQQQQQVVQLEGLENATARTLLGKLINVLLAVMAVLLVFVSTVANCVVPLMKTRNRTFSTFFLVVVLAFLWKNWEAISGYMDRFLQPPR; via the exons ATCGAGCGGTTAGAGGTCAGTGGCCTGGTGCAGACGCCCAACGCAGTGGCTTGTGGTGCCGATGGCTCCTATTCCGTGGAGGACAGCAGCCCCGACCCCCAGCGCACGAAGCAGGCCATCACCCAGCTGCAGCAGAAGATCCTCAAGCTGACGGAGCAGATCAAGGTTGAGCAGACGGCAAGGGATGACAACGTGGCGGAGTACCTGGAACTTTCCCACAATGCCGACAAGCAGCAGCTCACTCGCATCAAGCAGGTGTTTGAGAAGAGGAACCAGAGGTCTGCACAGAGCATTCAGCAACTGCAGCGGAAGCTGGAGCACTACCACCGTAAGCTCCGGGAGGTGGAACTCAATGGCATCCCCCGGCAACCTAAAGACGTCTTCCGAGACATGCACCAGGGACTGAAGGACGTAGGGGCCAAAGTCACAGGCTTCAGCGAGGGTGTGGTAGACAGCGTGAAAGGCGGCCTTTCCAGCTTCTCACAGGCCACGCACTCTGCAGCGGGCGCCGTGGTCTCCAAGCCCAGGGAGATTGCCTCTCTGATCCGCCACAGGTTCGGCAGCGCGGACAACATAGCAGGGCTGAAGGACTCACTAGACGAGTCGCAGGGCGAGGAAAGCACCAGGCCCTTGGGCGTCGGCAGTGGTCTGCATTTTGGCAGTGAGGACGACTGCTCCAGTGCCACCTCAGGCTCTGCTGGAGCCAACAGCACAACTGGAGCCCCGGCCGGGCCCCCCAGCTTGAAAACCAACACGCTGGACAACATGCAAAACTCAGACCTTGACGCACTCTTCCACGAGGTCCGAGAGATTCACCAGAACCAGGGCCGCCTGGAGGAATCGTTTGAGGAACTCAAATCTCACTACCATAGTGActatgccttcataatgcaggcCCTGCAAGAGGAACGTTTCAG GTGCGAGCGGCTGGAGGAGCAGCTCAACGACCTGACAGAGCTCCACCAGAATGAGATCCTGAACCTGAAGCAGGAACTGGCCAGCATGGAGGAGAAGATGGCCTATCAGTCTTATGAACGAGCTCGCGATATCCAG gagGCGCTGGAGGCCTGCCAGACGCGCATCTCCAAGATGGAGctccagcagcagcaacaacaggtGGTGCAGCTGGAAGGCCTGGAGAACGCCACGGCTCGCACTCTCCTGGGGAAGCTCATCAACGTGCTGCTGGCTGTCATGGCCGTGCTCTTGGTGTTCGTCTCCACAGTGGCCAACTGCGTGGTGCCCCTCATGAAGACGCGCAACCGGACTTTCAGCACTTTTTTCCTGGTGGTCGTGCTGGCGTTCCTCTGGAAGAACTGGGAGGCCATTTCAGGATACATGGACCGCTTCCTGCAGCCCCCCAGATGA
- the tmcc1a gene encoding transmembrane and coiled-coil domains protein 1 isoform X3 — MRRTHDRISPEFIAVHSVVGNYEMCGSTSFLVSKVGFGFSTDASIVDEIERLEVSGLVQTPNAVACGADGSYSVEDSSPDPQRTKQAITQLQQKILKLTEQIKVEQTARDDNVAEYLELSHNADKQQLTRIKQVFEKRNQRSAQSIQQLQRKLEHYHRKLREVELNGIPRQPKDVFRDMHQGLKDVGAKVTGFSEGVVDSVKGGLSSFSQATHSAAGAVVSKPREIASLIRHRFGSADNIAGLKDSLDESQGEESTRPLGVGSGLHFGSEDDCSSATSGSAGANSTTGAPAGPPSLKTNTLDNMQNSDLDALFHEVREIHQNQGRLEESFEELKSHYHSDYAFIMQALQEERFRCERLEEQLNDLTELHQNEILNLKQELASMEEKMAYQSYERARDIQEALEACQTRISKMELQQQQQQVVQLEGLENATARTLLGKLINVLLAVMAVLLVFVSTVANCVVPLMKTRNRTFSTFFLVVVLAFLWKNWEAISGYMDRFLQPPR, encoded by the exons ATCGAGCGGTTAGAGGTCAGTGGCCTGGTGCAGACGCCCAACGCAGTGGCTTGTGGTGCCGATGGCTCCTATTCCGTGGAGGACAGCAGCCCCGACCCCCAGCGCACGAAGCAGGCCATCACCCAGCTGCAGCAGAAGATCCTCAAGCTGACGGAGCAGATCAAGGTTGAGCAGACGGCAAGGGATGACAACGTGGCGGAGTACCTGGAACTTTCCCACAATGCCGACAAGCAGCAGCTCACTCGCATCAAGCAGGTGTTTGAGAAGAGGAACCAGAGGTCTGCACAGAGCATTCAGCAACTGCAGCGGAAGCTGGAGCACTACCACCGTAAGCTCCGGGAGGTGGAACTCAATGGCATCCCCCGGCAACCTAAAGACGTCTTCCGAGACATGCACCAGGGACTGAAGGACGTAGGGGCCAAAGTCACAGGCTTCAGCGAGGGTGTGGTAGACAGCGTGAAAGGCGGCCTTTCCAGCTTCTCACAGGCCACGCACTCTGCAGCGGGCGCCGTGGTCTCCAAGCCCAGGGAGATTGCCTCTCTGATCCGCCACAGGTTCGGCAGCGCGGACAACATAGCAGGGCTGAAGGACTCACTAGACGAGTCGCAGGGCGAGGAAAGCACCAGGCCCTTGGGCGTCGGCAGTGGTCTGCATTTTGGCAGTGAGGACGACTGCTCCAGTGCCACCTCAGGCTCTGCTGGAGCCAACAGCACAACTGGAGCCCCGGCCGGGCCCCCCAGCTTGAAAACCAACACGCTGGACAACATGCAAAACTCAGACCTTGACGCACTCTTCCACGAGGTCCGAGAGATTCACCAGAACCAGGGCCGCCTGGAGGAATCGTTTGAGGAACTCAAATCTCACTACCATAGTGActatgccttcataatgcaggcCCTGCAAGAGGAACGTTTCAG GTGCGAGCGGCTGGAGGAGCAGCTCAACGACCTGACAGAGCTCCACCAGAATGAGATCCTGAACCTGAAGCAGGAACTGGCCAGCATGGAGGAGAAGATGGCCTATCAGTCTTATGAACGAGCTCGCGATATCCAG gagGCGCTGGAGGCCTGCCAGACGCGCATCTCCAAGATGGAGctccagcagcagcaacaacaggtGGTGCAGCTGGAAGGCCTGGAGAACGCCACGGCTCGCACTCTCCTGGGGAAGCTCATCAACGTGCTGCTGGCTGTCATGGCCGTGCTCTTGGTGTTCGTCTCCACAGTGGCCAACTGCGTGGTGCCCCTCATGAAGACGCGCAACCGGACTTTCAGCACTTTTTTCCTGGTGGTCGTGCTGGCGTTCCTCTGGAAGAACTGGGAGGCCATTTCAGGATACATGGACCGCTTCCTGCAGCCCCCCAGATGA
- the tmcc1a gene encoding transmembrane and coiled-coil domains protein 1 isoform X5 translates to MVQRFSLRRQYSKIERLEVSGLVQTPNAVACGADGSYSVEDSSPDPQRTKQAITQLQQKILKLTEQIKVEQTARDDNVAEYLELSHNADKQQLTRIKQVFEKRNQRSAQSIQQLQRKLEHYHRKLREVELNGIPRQPKDVFRDMHQGLKDVGAKVTGFSEGVVDSVKGGLSSFSQATHSAAGAVVSKPREIASLIRHRFGSADNIAGLKDSLDESQGEESTRPLGVGSGLHFGSEDDCSSATSGSAGANSTTGAPAGPPSLKTNTLDNMQNSDLDALFHEVREIHQNQGRLEESFEELKSHYHSDYAFIMQALQEERFRCERLEEQLNDLTELHQNEILNLKQELASMEEKMAYQSYERARDIQEALEACQTRISKMELQQQQQQVVQLEGLENATARTLLGKLINVLLAVMAVLLVFVSTVANCVVPLMKTRNRTFSTFFLVVVLAFLWKNWEAISGYMDRFLQPPR, encoded by the exons ATCGAGCGGTTAGAGGTCAGTGGCCTGGTGCAGACGCCCAACGCAGTGGCTTGTGGTGCCGATGGCTCCTATTCCGTGGAGGACAGCAGCCCCGACCCCCAGCGCACGAAGCAGGCCATCACCCAGCTGCAGCAGAAGATCCTCAAGCTGACGGAGCAGATCAAGGTTGAGCAGACGGCAAGGGATGACAACGTGGCGGAGTACCTGGAACTTTCCCACAATGCCGACAAGCAGCAGCTCACTCGCATCAAGCAGGTGTTTGAGAAGAGGAACCAGAGGTCTGCACAGAGCATTCAGCAACTGCAGCGGAAGCTGGAGCACTACCACCGTAAGCTCCGGGAGGTGGAACTCAATGGCATCCCCCGGCAACCTAAAGACGTCTTCCGAGACATGCACCAGGGACTGAAGGACGTAGGGGCCAAAGTCACAGGCTTCAGCGAGGGTGTGGTAGACAGCGTGAAAGGCGGCCTTTCCAGCTTCTCACAGGCCACGCACTCTGCAGCGGGCGCCGTGGTCTCCAAGCCCAGGGAGATTGCCTCTCTGATCCGCCACAGGTTCGGCAGCGCGGACAACATAGCAGGGCTGAAGGACTCACTAGACGAGTCGCAGGGCGAGGAAAGCACCAGGCCCTTGGGCGTCGGCAGTGGTCTGCATTTTGGCAGTGAGGACGACTGCTCCAGTGCCACCTCAGGCTCTGCTGGAGCCAACAGCACAACTGGAGCCCCGGCCGGGCCCCCCAGCTTGAAAACCAACACGCTGGACAACATGCAAAACTCAGACCTTGACGCACTCTTCCACGAGGTCCGAGAGATTCACCAGAACCAGGGCCGCCTGGAGGAATCGTTTGAGGAACTCAAATCTCACTACCATAGTGActatgccttcataatgcaggcCCTGCAAGAGGAACGTTTCAG GTGCGAGCGGCTGGAGGAGCAGCTCAACGACCTGACAGAGCTCCACCAGAATGAGATCCTGAACCTGAAGCAGGAACTGGCCAGCATGGAGGAGAAGATGGCCTATCAGTCTTATGAACGAGCTCGCGATATCCAG gagGCGCTGGAGGCCTGCCAGACGCGCATCTCCAAGATGGAGctccagcagcagcaacaacaggtGGTGCAGCTGGAAGGCCTGGAGAACGCCACGGCTCGCACTCTCCTGGGGAAGCTCATCAACGTGCTGCTGGCTGTCATGGCCGTGCTCTTGGTGTTCGTCTCCACAGTGGCCAACTGCGTGGTGCCCCTCATGAAGACGCGCAACCGGACTTTCAGCACTTTTTTCCTGGTGGTCGTGCTGGCGTTCCTCTGGAAGAACTGGGAGGCCATTTCAGGATACATGGACCGCTTCCTGCAGCCCCCCAGATGA